One stretch of Candidatus Babeliales bacterium DNA includes these proteins:
- the lon gene encoding endopeptidase La → MNSLLERNMPSSIPDVLPVIPTMDIVVFPHMLVPLLVLDEKIIQGINGALQDSKLVLLLAARGEVDGQGAIGTKDLYQVGTVASIMRLIRLPEGGVKVLVQGIAKARAVNIVAENESLYASIQQVQMPPVKNQEEVTAQIRNIKDLAEKISVNGQLFSPDFHMILSKMQDPEKIADFILSHLSINVEESQQLLEASTLQEFLSGIYLQLSKEIEVGEMQEKIKNSARDSMNKSQKEFYLREQLRAIKKELGDEDEEEIEKLKDQLDLLQVSDDIKKEVKRNISRLERTSPDSMEASVIRTYLEWIFALPWGKKTTDNLDLAHAKQVLDEDHYGLADIKERILDFISVRNLKAEDGFAPILCFVGPPGTGKTSLGKSIAKSLGRKYARISLGGVKDEAEIRGHRRTYVGALPGRFIQALKKANSLNPVIIIDELDKIGSDFRGDPSAAMLEVLDPQQNVTFYDNYLGIPFDLSKVMFIATANSVDTISAPLRDRMEIIELSGYTLEEKINIAKQHLVQRAISDAGLDGQAVKFNDAILAHLIMSYTKESGVRQCERVIQKLCSKIARSFVETKKIEPIAIKSVEKYLGPRKYASDAALQRDQVGITNALAWTSYGGEMLKIEAIMMPGTGKLILTGQLGDVMKESAQAAMSYARAHAKEFNIANSVFTQNDFHIHIPAGAIPKDGPSAGITMLTSILSALTNRPINGQYAMTGELNLRGEIMPIGGVKEKILAAKRNKVSHVILPSQNKNDLINMEDIAKGITLVWADHADDVIKQVLSAVVVVDKKHKARI, encoded by the coding sequence ATGAATTCATTGCTTGAAAGGAACATGCCAAGCTCCATTCCGGACGTATTGCCAGTAATACCGACAATGGATATTGTAGTATTTCCTCACATGTTAGTTCCATTATTGGTACTTGATGAGAAAATTATACAAGGCATTAATGGTGCGCTCCAAGATTCAAAACTTGTATTATTACTCGCTGCGCGAGGTGAAGTTGATGGACAAGGAGCAATTGGTACAAAAGATTTGTATCAAGTGGGTACTGTGGCATCAATTATGAGGCTGATTCGTTTACCAGAAGGAGGTGTAAAAGTTCTGGTACAAGGAATAGCAAAAGCACGCGCGGTCAATATAGTTGCTGAAAATGAAAGTTTATATGCATCAATTCAACAAGTGCAAATGCCGCCGGTTAAAAATCAAGAAGAGGTTACAGCCCAGATTAGAAACATTAAAGATTTAGCAGAAAAAATTAGCGTGAATGGGCAATTATTTAGTCCAGATTTTCATATGATTCTTTCAAAAATGCAGGATCCTGAAAAAATAGCTGACTTTATTTTGTCTCATTTAAGTATCAATGTAGAAGAATCTCAACAATTACTTGAAGCTTCAACCTTGCAAGAGTTTTTGTCTGGGATTTATTTACAATTGAGCAAAGAGATTGAAGTTGGGGAAATGCAGGAGAAGATAAAAAACAGCGCTCGTGATTCTATGAACAAATCGCAAAAAGAGTTTTACCTGCGTGAACAGCTTCGTGCGATTAAAAAAGAGTTGGGCGATGAAGATGAAGAGGAAATAGAGAAACTTAAAGATCAACTTGATCTTTTACAGGTATCTGATGATATTAAAAAAGAGGTTAAGCGTAATATCAGTCGATTAGAACGAACCTCACCAGATTCTATGGAAGCATCGGTAATCCGTACCTATTTGGAATGGATTTTTGCATTGCCGTGGGGTAAAAAGACGACTGACAACCTTGATCTTGCTCATGCAAAACAGGTTCTTGATGAAGATCACTATGGGCTTGCAGATATCAAAGAGCGAATATTAGATTTTATATCGGTGCGTAATCTTAAGGCAGAAGATGGATTTGCACCGATTCTTTGTTTTGTTGGTCCTCCAGGGACAGGCAAAACATCGTTGGGTAAATCGATTGCAAAAAGCTTGGGTAGAAAATATGCACGAATTTCACTTGGCGGTGTAAAAGATGAAGCGGAAATCCGTGGGCATCGTAGAACCTATGTTGGTGCGCTACCAGGTAGATTTATTCAGGCACTTAAAAAAGCGAATTCGTTGAATCCGGTTATTATCATCGATGAACTTGATAAAATTGGTTCAGATTTCCGTGGAGATCCATCAGCTGCAATGCTTGAAGTTCTTGATCCACAGCAAAATGTTACTTTCTATGACAACTATTTAGGTATTCCTTTTGATTTGTCAAAAGTGATGTTTATTGCAACAGCAAACAGCGTAGACACTATTTCAGCGCCACTTCGTGATCGTATGGAAATAATTGAGCTTTCAGGATACACCCTTGAAGAAAAGATTAATATTGCAAAGCAACATTTGGTGCAAAGAGCGATTAGCGATGCGGGTCTTGACGGTCAAGCGGTGAAATTTAATGATGCTATTTTGGCACATTTGATTATGAGCTATACAAAAGAGTCTGGCGTACGACAATGTGAGCGAGTAATACAAAAGCTTTGCTCAAAAATAGCACGTTCATTTGTAGAAACTAAAAAGATTGAGCCGATTGCTATTAAAAGTGTAGAAAAATATTTGGGACCACGAAAATATGCATCGGACGCTGCACTGCAAAGAGATCAGGTTGGTATTACTAACGCATTGGCATGGACATCATATGGCGGAGAGATGCTTAAGATTGAAGCGATTATGATGCCAGGAACGGGAAAATTAATTTTAACTGGTCAGTTGGGTGATGTAATGAAAGAATCTGCGCAAGCAGCGATGAGTTATGCACGAGCACATGCAAAAGAGTTTAACATTGCAAACAGTGTGTTTACGCAAAATGATTTTCATATACATATTCCAGCGGGAGCTATACCAAAAGATGGTCCATCTGCAGGAATTACCATGCTAACATCAATTCTTTCAGCACTTACTAATCGACCAATTAATGGGCAGTATGCAATGACCGGTGAGTTGAATTTACGCGGTGAAATTATGCCAATCGGTGGTGTAAAAGAGAAGATACTCGCTGCAAAACGCAATAAAGTAAGTCATGTTATTTTGCCGTCGCAAAATAAGAACGATTTGATAAATATGGAAGATATTGCAAAAGGGATCACTCTTGTATGGGCAGATCATGCTGATGACGTGATCAAGCAGGTATTATCGGCAGTGGTTGTGGTTGATAAGAAACATAAGGCGCGTATATAA
- the murJ gene encoding murein biosynthesis integral membrane protein MurJ, whose protein sequence is MNNSPNNNDSHSRKVEEPLHRKSIIEKTLKISLSTLLSRIFGVVREILTIRYLGAGAVSDAFLTAYKIPNSLRKVFADGAISAAFIPTLVTVVREKRWTEVNSLMTLAFIALEGLALLLCGLVMWQAQFVLGLIAPGFSPVQIEAAIPFLRILMPLIFFLSSSALLAGALQSVGHFFVPAFSPVLFNIVYIVGLIICLACKLPVTYLCVFVLFAGLVQFLMHLIAYWNLEFSFGAITNESLHTFKSILIKLFLCGISISIVEISLFIDTSFASYLPEGSISLIYYANRFMGIPMGMFAVAFSTILLPHFARVGSYARKRLNFYLLETTKLVFWVTIPVALIMAFFSEKIFATMFLSHKFSMEQVVQAGQILQAFLIGLFFFSLNKILLNLYYAIHVTGVPALITAGTTILNICLNALLIHHYQAYGLAIATTIAAIVQTLLFIWVLCRYYSFRFYTAQFALFMGKYLVQLTCILLPFYFLLLHIEKLLHLLPTPIAHFLLFQIGYWLWTGILCLIFAAVVFLTRRWFNVQLYFLGK, encoded by the coding sequence ATGAATAACTCACCAAACAACAACGACTCTCATTCTCGCAAAGTAGAAGAACCATTACATAGAAAATCGATTATAGAAAAAACATTAAAAATAAGTCTTTCGACCCTATTAAGCCGCATCTTCGGCGTTGTGCGTGAAATTCTCACGATTAGATATTTGGGAGCGGGCGCAGTATCTGATGCATTTTTAACCGCTTATAAAATCCCCAACTCTTTACGAAAAGTTTTTGCAGATGGCGCAATTTCTGCCGCTTTTATTCCAACCCTGGTAACCGTGGTACGGGAAAAACGATGGACAGAAGTTAACAGTTTAATGACCCTCGCGTTTATAGCACTAGAAGGGCTGGCGCTTCTACTATGCGGTTTAGTTATGTGGCAAGCGCAATTCGTTCTCGGCTTGATTGCACCAGGATTTTCTCCTGTACAAATTGAAGCTGCAATACCATTTTTAAGAATTTTAATGCCACTTATTTTTTTTCTTTCAAGCAGCGCTCTGCTTGCTGGCGCTCTACAATCGGTAGGACATTTTTTTGTACCCGCATTTTCTCCGGTCCTTTTTAACATCGTATATATCGTAGGCTTGATTATCTGCTTAGCATGCAAATTACCCGTTACGTATCTCTGCGTTTTTGTCCTGTTTGCCGGACTCGTACAATTTCTGATGCATCTGATCGCCTACTGGAATCTTGAATTCTCATTTGGCGCCATTACCAATGAATCGTTGCATACCTTTAAATCAATTCTGATAAAACTATTTTTATGCGGCATCAGCATCAGCATCGTAGAAATAAGTTTGTTTATCGACACCAGTTTCGCTTCCTATCTTCCTGAAGGGTCAATTTCTTTAATTTATTACGCGAATCGATTTATGGGAATTCCTATGGGAATGTTTGCGGTCGCATTTTCTACCATTCTGCTTCCCCATTTTGCTCGCGTCGGATCATATGCACGCAAACGGCTCAACTTTTATCTCCTTGAAACAACAAAGCTCGTTTTTTGGGTCACCATTCCCGTTGCATTAATCATGGCGTTTTTCTCAGAAAAGATTTTTGCTACCATGTTTCTTTCGCATAAATTCTCGATGGAACAAGTGGTACAAGCAGGACAGATACTGCAAGCGTTCTTAATCGGCCTGTTCTTTTTCTCGCTCAATAAAATTTTGCTTAACTTATACTACGCAATTCATGTCACCGGAGTTCCCGCACTCATTACTGCCGGGACCACTATTTTGAATATCTGTTTGAATGCTTTGCTCATTCACCACTATCAAGCATATGGGCTTGCCATTGCAACTACCATTGCTGCCATCGTACAAACGCTTCTTTTTATCTGGGTATTATGTAGATATTACAGCTTTCGTTTTTATACGGCCCAATTTGCTCTGTTTATGGGCAAGTACTTGGTACAACTCACTTGTATACTTCTTCCCTTTTACTTCCTACTTCTGCACATAGAAAAACTACTTCACCTTCTGCCAACACCTATCGCTCACTTCTTACTGTTTCAAATTGGTTATTGGCTTTGGACTGGAATTTTATGTCTTATTTTTGCTGCGGTCGTCTTTTTGACCCGCAGATGGTTCAACGTTCAACTCTACTTTTTAGGGAAATAA
- a CDS encoding NUDIX domain-containing protein → MKKMYSAGVILHTTTNNERLFLLLHNSQGHWDFPKGRVEHGETIYDAALRELHEEAGLTVQALDPMFKESITYTCSYDGQEYIKEAIFFLAQMPEAVPAVLSHEHKDFIWCTLEKAKTLLEYDDSRNLLARADGYLGRVNQI, encoded by the coding sequence ATGAAAAAAATGTACTCTGCTGGCGTTATACTCCACACAACAACAAATAATGAGCGACTGTTCTTACTGCTGCACAACAGCCAAGGACATTGGGATTTTCCAAAAGGAAGGGTAGAGCATGGTGAAACTATTTATGATGCTGCATTGCGAGAATTGCATGAAGAAGCTGGCTTAACAGTTCAAGCGCTCGATCCGATGTTTAAAGAATCAATTACTTACACATGTAGTTATGACGGACAGGAATATATAAAAGAAGCGATCTTTTTTCTTGCACAGATGCCGGAAGCGGTTCCTGCCGTACTTTCACATGAGCATAAAGATTTTATTTGGTGCACATTAGAAAAAGCAAAAACGCTGCTGGAATATGACGATTCAAGAAATCTGTTAGCCAGAGCGGATGGATATCTAGGCCGTGTGAACCAAATTTAG
- a CDS encoding RNA methyltransferase, translating to MKKKEKTQGELVYGTHSVLELLKAKRRKIISIYTVKPVLKIWPTIEKLLPKYPINIQYVTRDVLARIAGSADHQGILAWADAYPFRKQFFSSDKSPFLLMLDGVQDIRNLGAILRSAYCAGVDGIILIKKQAAPLNAAAHKASAGFAEHLQIYEAPSIEAAAQDLSQAGYQLYLATFEGESAIDCAFKGPLCIVMGSEGTGISKSLYRSGTHVTIPQKTTDISYNVSVAAGILLVMAATKNKKI from the coding sequence ATGAAGAAAAAAGAAAAAACACAAGGCGAACTGGTATATGGCACCCATTCGGTTCTTGAGCTCCTGAAAGCCAAACGGCGTAAGATCATATCTATTTATACGGTGAAACCTGTACTTAAGATATGGCCTACCATTGAAAAACTACTCCCTAAGTATCCTATTAACATTCAATATGTAACAAGAGACGTTCTTGCTCGCATTGCAGGTTCAGCTGATCACCAAGGAATACTGGCGTGGGCTGATGCATATCCGTTTCGTAAACAGTTTTTTTCTTCAGACAAATCCCCATTCTTACTGATGCTTGATGGCGTACAGGACATTCGCAATTTGGGAGCAATCCTACGATCTGCGTACTGTGCTGGGGTTGATGGCATTATTCTTATCAAAAAACAAGCTGCTCCGCTTAACGCCGCAGCGCATAAAGCTTCTGCCGGATTTGCAGAACATCTACAAATCTACGAAGCCCCATCGATTGAAGCTGCTGCACAAGATCTTTCCCAAGCAGGATATCAGCTCTATCTGGCAACATTTGAAGGTGAAAGCGCCATTGATTGCGCATTCAAAGGGCCACTGTGCATTGTCATGGGTAGCGAAGGGACAGGGATATCTAAATCTTTATACCGTTCCGGTACGCACGTAACCATACCACAAAAAACAACTGATATTTCTTATAACGTTTCGGTTGCCGCAGGTATTTTGCTTGTTATGGCTGCAACGAAGAATAAAAAGATTTAA
- a CDS encoding GIY-YIG nuclease family protein — protein sequence MKQSTVYILTNKENGTLYVGVTADLARRIYEHKNGLVKGFTEKYGCKLLVFYEFHETMESAIVREKQLKGGSRKQKLDLIETMNPYWDDLYEEL from the coding sequence ATGAAACAGTCGACAGTTTATATTCTTACGAACAAAGAAAATGGCACGCTGTATGTTGGCGTCACCGCTGATCTTGCACGACGAATTTATGAGCATAAAAACGGTCTCGTTAAGGGCTTCACAGAAAAATATGGTTGCAAATTATTAGTATTTTATGAATTCCATGAAACCATGGAATCTGCAATAGTACGAGAAAAACAGCTTAAGGGTGGATCGCGAAAACAGAAACTGGACTTAATTGAAACAATGAACCCCTATTGGGACGATTTATACGAAGAGTTGTGA
- a CDS encoding metallophosphoesterase: MKKQLLYATALGLSIVFPWSSFTASTQMPQPIMMNKNSITARMLLNDINNFAAQKQIPSLSQSIQLFITRLSFEANHGLLSQQEVDQLRTNAFNAVKNIKEAKLLATQLYEKTKHIQSMPLPTLPRAIAAPSANSEEIKNSYVNALIKQLFERSMMKQNPSLSTTFESALQIIKDAPKKSWERTKATYQYQDIKKRLTTLMRALSVGDMKEVNTQINKLPAFLRKPNAALFSFQDYLSKSYKNQSYQNILQTLVREANLFTTTSIATMNEVITQANKELLPPPNLIETPADNETRIHVIADIEGTIQKVKTFAEKSDILVLNPNDPTDYKATLRGNNTQLIFLGDSIDKGPNSKWVLQFLIHLKRTYPNQVTLIMGNRDINKLRFFGLKELTDAALKMDEDTTKFWPNRFRLSGWEPAFKNWLNKKVTTADGKEMQLASIDGVPTEYTHGKNPQTDKILKLKFLMQETLGAGMLIKDDKIVSDQNAFDDFKKEINAATDKQAYDAYIAFVSPGGLVAQYLQLAELIHWDKATGTLFMHGGIAEKNFGYVPETAKGRNDAKTIANTDEWIPALNRWGQDRIKDALKGNIDGALPIVEYQEPTIIINKDGLQIWDPTTPNPYSVVQVRPFGPDRNLAPMSNKLIAQLLKDAINKLIVGHSPVGEVPVIIKNEDGTFISVVADTSYAAAPHPRNGVIEVTKGGVKVYADYYENKGTIKNELIYSSQDPRIGTAEMLNGKKYWNISTIHDGKDMLQGTWAAPAVTYQIVPIAPVK; encoded by the coding sequence ATGAAAAAACAACTATTATACGCAACAGCGCTTGGACTCAGCATAGTATTTCCCTGGTCATCTTTTACGGCCAGCACCCAGATGCCACAACCGATAATGATGAACAAAAATAGCATAACCGCACGAATGCTGCTTAATGACATAAACAATTTTGCAGCGCAAAAACAGATACCTTCATTAAGCCAGAGCATCCAACTGTTTATTACGAGACTCTCTTTTGAAGCAAATCATGGTCTTTTATCACAACAAGAGGTTGATCAACTAAGAACGAATGCCTTTAATGCGGTTAAAAATATCAAAGAAGCAAAACTACTTGCTACCCAACTATACGAAAAAACTAAACATATACAAAGCATGCCTCTACCAACACTGCCAAGAGCAATCGCAGCACCTTCAGCAAACAGTGAGGAAATAAAAAATAGTTATGTTAATGCACTGATTAAGCAACTGTTTGAGCGTTCAATGATGAAACAAAATCCATCACTCAGCACGACCTTTGAATCCGCCTTACAAATAATTAAAGATGCACCGAAGAAATCATGGGAACGAACAAAAGCGACGTACCAATATCAAGACATAAAAAAACGACTCACCACTCTCATGCGTGCTCTTTCTGTAGGCGATATGAAAGAGGTGAATACACAGATCAATAAGCTCCCTGCATTTTTACGTAAACCAAACGCAGCGTTATTCTCGTTTCAAGATTACTTAAGCAAATCATACAAAAATCAATCATATCAAAACATCTTACAAACGCTTGTCCGAGAAGCAAATCTCTTTACAACAACATCGATTGCTACAATGAACGAGGTAATTACCCAAGCAAATAAAGAACTACTACCCCCACCAAATCTTATTGAAACCCCTGCAGATAATGAAACTAGAATCCATGTCATTGCAGATATTGAAGGAACCATACAAAAGGTAAAAACATTTGCTGAAAAAAGCGATATTCTTGTCTTAAATCCAAATGATCCTACCGATTATAAAGCAACACTACGAGGAAATAATACACAGCTGATATTCCTTGGTGATTCAATAGATAAGGGCCCCAACAGCAAGTGGGTTCTCCAATTTCTTATCCATCTAAAACGCACCTATCCAAATCAAGTAACCCTGATCATGGGCAATAGAGACATCAACAAACTCCGTTTCTTTGGACTTAAAGAACTGACTGATGCTGCACTTAAAATGGATGAAGACACTACTAAATTCTGGCCAAATCGATTCAGACTTTCTGGATGGGAGCCTGCATTTAAAAATTGGCTCAATAAAAAAGTTACTACCGCCGATGGAAAAGAAATGCAACTTGCCTCTATAGACGGAGTGCCTACTGAGTACACTCATGGAAAAAATCCACAAACAGATAAAATCTTAAAACTAAAATTTTTAATGCAAGAAACTCTCGGCGCAGGAATGCTCATCAAAGATGATAAAATCGTCTCAGATCAAAATGCATTTGATGATTTCAAAAAAGAAATTAATGCTGCAACAGATAAGCAAGCATATGATGCATACATAGCATTTGTAAGCCCAGGTGGTTTAGTTGCTCAATATCTACAACTTGCAGAGCTCATTCATTGGGATAAAGCGACAGGAACTCTCTTTATGCACGGCGGTATTGCTGAAAAAAACTTCGGTTATGTACCCGAAACGGCAAAAGGCAGGAACGATGCCAAAACAATCGCTAATACAGATGAGTGGATTCCCGCTCTAAATAGATGGGGACAAGATCGCATCAAAGATGCTCTGAAAGGAAATATTGATGGCGCCTTGCCAATTGTTGAATACCAAGAACCAACTATTATTATAAATAAAGATGGACTACAAATCTGGGATCCTACTACACCAAACCCCTATAGCGTTGTACAAGTGCGACCGTTCGGACCGGATAGAAATTTAGCACCGATGAGTAACAAACTTATAGCACAGTTACTGAAAGATGCTATTAACAAGCTTATAGTTGGTCATTCTCCAGTCGGAGAAGTACCAGTCATAATAAAAAATGAAGATGGGACATTTATCAGCGTTGTGGCTGACACATCATATGCTGCTGCCCCTCATCCACGCAATGGCGTGATAGAGGTAACCAAAGGGGGCGTAAAGGTATATGCAGATTATTACGAAAATAAGGGAACTATTAAAAATGAACTCATATATAGTTCACAGGATCCACGCATAGGTACAGCAGAGATGCTTAATGGCAAAAAATATTGGAATATCAGTACTATTCATGATGGCAAAGATATGCTCCAAGGCACATGGGCAGCGCCAGCTGTTACCTACCAAATCGTGCCAATCGCGCCTGTTAAGTAA
- a CDS encoding carbohydrate kinase family protein yields the protein MKILSIGGATYDIFLTTGCLQTTTINQDCFVLLQEGRKIDVESIRYCSGGGATNSATLFARLGFQAHAIFKIGDDCAGAFIQEQLRKEGVVLHHAVAHGSATGCSVIMPCPSGDRTVLVYRGVNLLLNQQDISLDLLAQQDQIYISSLTGQSAALLGYVATQAKQRGIPVAVNPGSHQLQKNVRSLYDALPAIDILILNSYEMQLCMQAIMKIDYGLCDQLQKRKPPNGPGTMPALLTKLFTHNDMSFNLYDFFAAIHARGVKIIAVTDGACGVYAASAGTVLFHPSLSVPVLNTVGAGDAFASCFVAQLARGQSIEYAMRAGIINSASVIQCSDAKEGLLDQAGIDAKMAELNQALLQRFEG from the coding sequence ATGAAGATATTGAGTATTGGTGGCGCAACGTATGATATATTTCTTACAACAGGCTGTTTGCAAACAACAACGATAAACCAAGACTGTTTCGTTCTCTTGCAAGAAGGACGAAAAATAGACGTAGAATCAATCAGATACTGTTCAGGTGGCGGAGCGACAAACTCCGCCACTTTGTTTGCTCGCTTGGGTTTTCAGGCGCATGCAATTTTTAAAATTGGCGATGATTGTGCTGGCGCTTTTATACAGGAGCAGTTACGAAAAGAAGGAGTTGTGCTGCATCATGCCGTGGCTCATGGTAGTGCAACGGGATGTTCCGTGATAATGCCGTGTCCATCAGGAGATCGTACGGTATTGGTATATCGTGGTGTTAATCTATTGCTTAATCAGCAGGACATTTCTCTTGATCTGCTTGCGCAACAGGATCAGATTTATATAAGTTCATTGACGGGTCAATCTGCAGCACTGCTTGGTTATGTAGCAACTCAAGCGAAGCAGCGAGGTATTCCCGTGGCGGTAAACCCAGGGAGCCATCAGTTGCAGAAAAATGTGCGTAGTTTGTATGACGCATTGCCTGCCATTGATATTTTAATTTTAAATTCATATGAAATGCAGTTATGTATGCAGGCGATTATGAAAATTGATTATGGATTGTGTGATCAGTTGCAAAAAAGAAAGCCGCCGAATGGTCCTGGCACTATGCCGGCATTGCTGACCAAATTGTTTACGCACAATGATATGAGCTTTAATTTGTATGATTTTTTTGCTGCTATCCATGCACGAGGTGTAAAAATCATAGCAGTTACTGATGGTGCATGCGGGGTATATGCGGCATCTGCAGGTACTGTTCTATTTCATCCAAGCTTGTCGGTTCCGGTTTTAAATACTGTTGGCGCTGGGGATGCATTTGCATCCTGTTTTGTTGCACAGCTTGCTCGCGGGCAATCAATTGAATATGCAATGCGAGCGGGGATTATTAATAGTGCATCGGTGATTCAATGTTCTGACGCAAAAGAAGGATTGCTTGATCAAGCGGGAATTGATGCCAAGATGGCAGAGTTGAATCAGGCGTTGCTACAACGGTTTGAGGGGTAA
- a CDS encoding ABC transporter ATP-binding protein: MTLATIELRNITKKFEQGSELIQVIHDISKLFVQSSTYAITGESGSGKSTLLHLIAGLSEPSSGSVLYNNQDITSIPQTERNLYLNQSIGLLFQLPYLIHELSVIENIALKGLIKGNSYQESITTAYELLDAVQLGDKAHAHPATLSGGQQQRVALARALFNKPAFLLADEPTGNLDEATKISIVNFLHLCQKQWGMGMIISTHDAYVAQSMQCILRLHNGQFTTA; this comes from the coding sequence GTGACGCTTGCTACTATTGAACTACGCAACATTACCAAAAAATTCGAGCAAGGATCCGAATTAATCCAAGTCATACATGATATTTCCAAACTATTTGTACAAAGCTCCACGTATGCAATTACGGGCGAATCTGGTTCCGGTAAATCTACCCTTCTCCATCTGATTGCAGGACTCAGCGAACCAAGCAGTGGGTCCGTTTTATACAACAATCAAGATATTACATCAATCCCACAAACAGAGAGGAATCTCTATTTAAATCAATCCATTGGGCTTTTATTTCAATTACCATACCTAATACATGAACTATCGGTCATTGAAAACATTGCGTTAAAAGGTTTAATTAAAGGAAATTCTTATCAAGAATCTATAACAACCGCATATGAACTCCTTGATGCAGTTCAACTGGGTGATAAAGCGCACGCGCATCCCGCAACATTATCTGGTGGACAACAGCAACGAGTTGCCCTTGCTCGCGCTCTATTTAATAAACCTGCATTTCTTCTAGCCGATGAACCAACAGGAAATCTTGATGAAGCAACAAAAATATCGATCGTTAATTTTCTTCATCTCTGTCAAAAGCAATGGGGAATGGGAATGATCATCAGCACCCATGATGCATACGTTGCGCAATCCATGCAATGCATCCTGCGACTACACAACGGACAATTTACCACCGCATAA